In one Juglans regia cultivar Chandler chromosome 11, Walnut 2.0, whole genome shotgun sequence genomic region, the following are encoded:
- the LOC109008165 gene encoding UDP-N-acetylglucosamine transferase subunit ALG13 homolog isoform X2, whose amino-acid sequence MGDTEDGIKLKKTVFVTVGTTCFDALVRAVDTREVKDELLKRGYTHLIIQMGRGSYTPTKSGGDDGSLAVDFFTFSSSIADHLRSASLVISHAGSGSIFETLRLGKPLIVVVNEDLMDNHQSELAEELAERKHLYCARPQTLNQTIAAMNLESLLPYPPGNAIPVAKLINRFLGFPDD is encoded by the exons ATGGGAGATACTGAGGATGGTATCAAGCTGAAGAAAACTGTTTTCGTAACAGTTGGAACGACTTGTTTTGATGCTCTTGTTAGAGCAGTGGATACTCGGGAAGTTAAAGATGAGTTGCTGAAAAGAGGATATACCCATCTTATCATTCAAATGGGTCGTGGATCATACACACCCACAAAG TCTGGAGGAGACGATGGGTCTCTGGCTGTAGACTTCTTCACTTTCTCATCAAGCATAgcagatcatctgagatcagCATCTCTAGTGATCAGTCATGCGG GGTCAGGCagcatatttgagacattgcGACTTGGGAAGCCTTTAATTGTGGTGGTGAATGAAGATTTGATGGACAATCATCAAAGTGAGTTAGCAGAAGAACTTGCAGAGAGGAAGCACTTATACTGTGCCCGTCCTCAAACACTTAATCAGACCATAGCGGCTATGAATTTGGAGTCTCTACTTCCATATCCTCCTGGGAATGCCATACCTGTCGCTAAGCTTATTAATCGATTTCTAGGTTTCCCAGATGATTAA
- the LOC109008159 gene encoding heavy metal-associated isoprenylated plant protein 34-like, with amino-acid sequence MSKQDTLRSQTYIFKVNIHCDGCKQKVKKLVQKIEGVYAVHIDADQGKVSVSGNFDPARLLHKLEKSGKHAELWGHQKSSNLNQNQLNNQFRNMQIENGKGGKDNKSQKGGKDKKGGQQPQHQMKGAKDLKVPFKDQKSVKFNLPEDEFDLSDDEFDEFDDYDDEFDEDFDDGDDYEFGHGPHGHQVPNKMMPMMGKGHGPFGPNAMMNGPPMNEKRGGGGGNAKKGGVIDIPVMMKGGKDGFQDSKKGNGGKKGSDGGGNKKGGKQNQGGGDKKGSKSAGGLLSGLLGFGRSGSKREGGSGKSTSKNGSKGGGGNNNGTGSKKGGAKNDGVHEVSKKKNGFHDIDVVSTNHGKGSKGGGGVGGGGGGGGRAGGGNVAQMGQRGQMGYTSDYPMGPVGPMGQVGRMGPMGPYPMGQMGQGAQMGQMGNYPMGQFGNIPAVQGLPAPAAMNGGYYQGMGPGNPYNQQYMAMMMNQQRANGNDMYQPMMYGRSHPAVNYMPPQQQQPMPYPVADPFTHMFSDENTGSCSIM; translated from the exons ATGAGTAAACAAGATACGTTGAGGAGTCAG ACTTATATCTTCAAAGTGAATATACACTGTGATGGATGTAAGCAGAAAGTGAAGAAATTAGTGCAGAAAATTGAAG GAGTTTATGCTGTACACATAGATGCAGACCAAGGTAAGGTAAGCGTTTCAGGAAATTTTGATCCAGCCAGACTCTTGCATAAGCTAGAGAAGTCAGGAAAACATGCAGAGCTCTGGGGACATCAAAAAAGTTCAAACTTGAACCAAAACCAGCTCAATAATCAGTTCAGAAACATGCAAATCGAGAACGGCAAAGGGGGCAAAGACAACAAATCTCAAAAAGGTGGGAAGGACAAGAAGGGAGGGCAACAACCACAGCACCAAATGAAAGGGGCTAAAGATCTGAAGGTGCCCTTTAAAGACCAGAAATCTGTCAAGTTCAACTTGCCTGAGGATGAATTTGATTTAAGTgatgatgaatttgatgaatttgatgattatgatgatgaatttgatgaagaCTTTGATGATGGTGATGATTATGAGTTTGGTCATGGGCCTCATGGACATCAAGTACCCAACAAGATGATGCCTATGATGGGCAAAGGCCATGGACCGTTTGGGCCTAATGCTATGATGAATGGTCCTCCCATGAATGAGAAAAGGGGTGGTGGGGGTGGGAATGCCAAGAAAGGTGGTGTTATTGATATTCCTGTAATGATGAAGGGTGGTAAGGATGGATTTCAAGACAGCAAGAAAGGTAATGGAGGAAAGAAAGGCAGTGATGGTGGTGGGAATAAGAAAGGAGGGAAGCAAAACCAAGGTGGTGGAGATAAAAAAGGGAGCAAAAGTGCCGGTGGATTGTTAAGTGGGTTGCTAGGGTTTGGTAGAAGTGGTAGCAAACGAGAGGGTGGCAGTGGTAAGAGTACCAGTAAAAATGGCAGTAAGGGTGGTGGTGGAAACAATAATGGCACTGGGAGTAAGAAAGGTGGAGCCAAGAATGATGGGGTCCACGAAgtcagcaaaaagaaaaatgggttcCACGATATTGATGTTGTTTCTACTAATCATGGCAAGGGAAGCAAAGGTGGAGGTGGCGTTGGCGGTGGTGGTGGGGGTGGAGGTAGGGCCGGGGGTGGGAATGTTGCTCAGATGGGCCAGAGAGGACAAATGGGCTATACTAGTGACTATCCAATGGGCCCAGTGGGCCCAATGGGCCAAGTAGGAAGAATGGGTCCAATGGGCCCCTATCCAATGGGCCAGATGGGCCAAGGAGCACAAATGGGCCAGATGGGTAACTATCCAATGGGCCAGTTTGGAAATATTCCGGCAGTGCAAGGTCTACCTGCACCAGCGGCAATGAACGGTGGATATTATCAAGGAATGGGGCCAGGCAATCCGTACAACCAACAATACATGGCGATGATGATGAATCAACAAAGGGCAAATGGGAATGATATGTACCAACCAATGATGTATGGTCGGTCTCATCCGGCCGTCAATTACATGCCGCCGCAGCAGCAGCAGCCGATGCCTTATCCCGTGGCCGATCCTTTCACTCACATGTTCAGCGATGAGAATACTGGTAGTTGTAGTATTATGTAA
- the LOC109008166 gene encoding signal peptidase complex subunit 3B-like, with protein MHSFGYRANALLTFAMTILALMCAMASLSDNFNSPTPSAHVKVVNINRFQKQPKGNDEVSMQLNISADLQSLFTWNTKQVFVYVAAEYETPKNSLNQISLWDGIIPSKEHAKFWIHTSNKYRFIDQGSNLRGKEFNMTLHWHVMPKTGKMSADKIVMSGYHLPDEYR; from the exons ATGCATTCTTTTGGGTACAGAGCCAACGCCTTGCTAACCTTCGCGATGACCATTCTGGCCCTCATGTGTGCCATGGCCTCCCTCTCCGACAATTTCAACAGCCCCACGCCCTCTGCCCATGTCAAG GTGGTGAACATTAACAGGTTCCAGAAGCAACCGAAGGGTAACGACGag GTCAGCATGCAATTGAATATATCAGCAGACTTACAGTCGTTGTTTACATGGAATACAAAGCAG GTTTTTGTGTATGTAGCTGCTGAATATGAAACCCCAAAGAATTCCTTAAATCAG ATCTCACTCTGGGATGGCATCATTCCTTCTAAAGAGCATGCGAAGTTTTGGATTCATACCTCAAACAAGTACCGTTTCATTGATCAG GGAAGCAATCTCCGTGGTAAAGAATTTAATATGACATTGCATTGGCATGTCATGCCCAAGACTGGCAAGATGTCTGCTGATAAGATAGTCATGTCCGGGTACCACTTGCCAGACGAATATAGATGA
- the LOC109008165 gene encoding UDP-N-acetylglucosamine transferase subunit ALG13 homolog isoform X1, with protein MGDTEDGIKLKKTVFVTVGTTCFDALVRAVDTREVKDELLKRGYTHLIIQMGRGSYTPTKSGGDDGSLAVDFFTFSSSIADHLRSASLVISHAVYDYIHFWDHGAGSGSIFETLRLGKPLIVVVNEDLMDNHQSELAEELAERKHLYCARPQTLNQTIAAMNLESLLPYPPGNAIPVAKLINRFLGFPDD; from the exons ATGGGAGATACTGAGGATGGTATCAAGCTGAAGAAAACTGTTTTCGTAACAGTTGGAACGACTTGTTTTGATGCTCTTGTTAGAGCAGTGGATACTCGGGAAGTTAAAGATGAGTTGCTGAAAAGAGGATATACCCATCTTATCATTCAAATGGGTCGTGGATCATACACACCCACAAAG TCTGGAGGAGACGATGGGTCTCTGGCTGTAGACTTCTTCACTTTCTCATCAAGCATAgcagatcatctgagatcagCATCTCTAGTGATCAGTCATGCGG TTTACGATTACATTCATTTCTGGGACCACGGTGCAGGGTCAGGCagcatatttgagacattgcGACTTGGGAAGCCTTTAATTGTGGTGGTGAATGAAGATTTGATGGACAATCATCAAAGTGAGTTAGCAGAAGAACTTGCAGAGAGGAAGCACTTATACTGTGCCCGTCCTCAAACACTTAATCAGACCATAGCGGCTATGAATTTGGAGTCTCTACTTCCATATCCTCCTGGGAATGCCATACCTGTCGCTAAGCTTATTAATCGATTTCTAGGTTTCCCAGATGATTAA